In a single window of the Gossypium hirsutum isolate 1008001.06 chromosome D02, Gossypium_hirsutum_v2.1, whole genome shotgun sequence genome:
- the LOC107908104 gene encoding uncharacterized protein: MVLMHSYQDKEGSGIWVRYANKDKGIQELLSKKKKLSDMETTALTKGCSTILTNQLPPKMKDPRSFTILCPIGNNYLGKALCDLGASINVMPLSTFKKLRIGHMKPTTVTLQLVDRSLAQPEGNIKDILVRVDKFIFSCKSIQCNDKEECHIVNVLDDLIAEEFNDQSTILSEEFAVTSDDEFVDNCDSMVEANNIKLKHRWQIESLDLANRIAPIFKSSIDEAPTLELKLLPTNLKYVFLSNKNTLPVIVSTTLDVTQEDKLVHIFKQHNRAIA; this comes from the exons ATGGTCCTCATGCATAGCTACCAGGACAAAGAAGGCTCTGGCATTTGGGTAAGATATGCTAATAAGGATAAAGGAATTCAG gaGCTCTTGTCCAAGAAAAAGAAGCTCAGTGATATGGAAACTACTGCACTCACAAAGGGCTGTAGTACTATTTTGACAAATCAATTACCCCCCAAAATGAAAGATCCTAGGAGCTTTACTATCCTATGTCCCATAGGCAACAATTATTTGGGCAAGGCCTTATGCGACTTAGGAGCTAGCATCAATgtaatgccactatctactttcaaAAAGTTGagaattggtcacatgaaaccTACTACAGTGACATTGCAACTAGTTGATCGATCTTTGGCTCAACCTGAaggaaatattaaagatatattagttcgtgtggataaattcattttttcg TGTAAATCTATTCAATGCAATGACAAAGAAGAATGTCATATTGTCAATGTGCTAGATGATTTAATTGCAgaagaattcaatgaccaaagcacaaTACTTTCTGAGGAGTTTGCAGTGACATCTGATGATGAATTTGTAGATAATTGTGACAgcatggttgaagctaataataTTAAACTCAAGCATAGATGGCAAATAGAATCCTTAGACTTAGCCAACAGAATAGCTCCAATTTTCAAATCATCTATTGATGAAGCTCCTACTCTAGAATTGAAACTGTTACCTACTAATCTTAAATACGTCTTTCTTAGTAATAAGAATACCCTCCCCGTTATTGTCTCCACAACATtggatgtaactcaagaagaCAAATTGGTCCATATTTTTAAGCAACATAACCGAGCTATTGCTTAG